Sequence from the Osmerus eperlanus chromosome 23, fOsmEpe2.1, whole genome shotgun sequence genome:
ACCTGCTTCATCAGTGCCATATCAACACCTGGATTAGAAAGGTCCTATGTCTTGAAATGGATGCGAATGAACCTTGACAATCTGTCCCGTGAAAGCCTCAGTGGTCTTAGGGAGCAGTATAAAGAAAAATGTCAAAACTCCTCAGAAAACAAAGAAGACATCAAAGATCTTGACAAACAGATTTCAAACAGTTCCCTAGGAACTGAACATTTTCTCCGTGAAATGGGTCAGCTCTATGAATCTTCAGTCTTACTCCCAGAGGGTGAGGTATCACGGCAACAACTTCTCCATCTTCCCAAGCTATGTGCAGAGTTACTCCTGGATGGATATCCCCTGGAACTGGTGGACGGAGATGCATCCAACATACCACTGAGATGGGTGAGTGATGTTCTGTGTGAACTTGATGCCTTGGTGAAGCCAAAGAACAAGATCATGGTGATCACAGTTCTAGGAGTCCAGAGTACAGGGAAATCCACTCTCCTCAACACCATGTTTGGGGTCCAGTTTGCAGTCAGTAGTGGAAGATGCACAAGAGGGGCCTTCATGCTGCTCATCAAGGTTAAAGAAGACTTCAAAAAGCAACTTGATTGTGATTTTGTAGTGATCATTGACACAGAGGGTCTCAAGTCACCAGAGCTTGCACAGCTAGATGATAGCCACGAGCATGACAATGAGCTGGCAACGCTTGTGATAGGGCTAAGTGACATCACAATTATCAATATTGCCATGGAGAACTCGACAGAGATGAAGGACATCCTGCAGATAGTGGTCCACGCTTTCCTCAGGATGAAAGAAGTAGGGAAAAAGCCCAAGTGTCAGTTTGTGCATCAGAACGTGTCAGATGTTTCTGCACATGACAAGAACATGAGAGACAGGAAAATGCTGTTGGAGCAGTTGAATGAAATGACCCAAGCAGCAGCCAAAATGGAAAACAAAGAAGAGAATAAGAACTTCACTGATGTGATCGAGTACAATCCAGACACAGGCAACTGGTACATCCCTGGACTGTGGCATGGAAACCCACCAATGGCACCAGTCAACGCAGGGTACAGTGAAGCGGTCTTTGAGCTCAAAAGAAACATGGTCCAAGTTTTGCAAAGATGTGACATATCTAAAAACAACATAATGGAGTTTCTGGAGTGGACAAAAAGCTTATGGAATGCTGTAAAATATGAGAACTTTATCTTCAGCTTCAGAAACAGCCTTGTGGCCGATGCCTACATGAAGTTGTGCACCAAATTCAATAAATGGGAATGGGAATTTAGAAAGCACATGTACACATGGGTTGCAAATGCTCAAACAAAGATATCCAACTTCAGAACAATTCTTGATGAATTTCAGACATCAGATATTGAAGAATTACTTGTCGACTTGAAAAGCAAAGCCTTGTCACAAATCTCAAAGtgggagaaaatccttcttGACAACTTGACCAAGTACTATGAACAAACGGAAGGTCATGTTTGTCTAGTTGAGGGGTATAGAGAAACGTTCTCTAACACTGCAAAGAGCCTTCGAAGAGAAATGGAGAACTCTGTGCTCAATCAACTGGAAGCAGCTGTTGAAATCAGAAAGGGAATGTGCAGTCTTGAAACTATCAAGGAAAACCACACAATCAAACTGGAACAGAGGGTGCTTGAACTCCTTGAGGAATGTAGAAAAAGCAAAGTTCAAAAGTCCGACAAAGATCTTGACAGAGATTTTGACAAAATGTGGGATACAACTGTGAAGGAGTTGTCTTTCAAGGGACTAGACCCAAAAGATGTTGTGGAAAAGGTGTTGAAGCAGCTTCGCTTGAATCTAAAACAGAGAGCAAGCCCCTTAATCAAGACAGTAAATAACATTAAATTGAATCAGTGTGGGGTAGAGCCATTCGATGTGCCCATTGATGGCTTTTTCAAGAAAGTAAAACATGCCGtaataaatatgttttactTGGACGATCACATTTCGAAACTCCAAGCACTTGCAGACAGTATTATATATGCATGCTTACTGTTAATTAATGACAAAGTACAAAAGGAGACTGACTACCATGACAATGACATCCAAGAGGTCCTGCACATTATTGACGAAAGGTTGTCTGCTAGCAGAGATCCTCAGACCAACTGTGAATTTGAAGTCAAACTCAAGTTACATATTTGTGGAATTGCATCAAGGCAATTACAGGAAATGCATGGACATTTCATTGAAGTCAATGACCCACGCCGATGCCTTGAGCAATACAGAAACAAGTACCATGATGATTTCAAAGACTTGTTTAACAAACGAGACCAATGTAAGACTAAAGCAGAAGAATTCACACAACTATGCCTCAAACCTGCAGTGGAAGCCAATGTCCTCAACTCTTTAGGTCCAGATATTGTAGATGAAATGCTGACTGGAAGAAATGCTCTTCAATTTAGCACTCGTGCATTTTTTCAGTATTCTGTCTTGAAACATTTGATCTCCGAGTTCAGGTTTGAGAACTACTATGTCAGCTATATTGTTTCCTATGAAGAATACGTAAAAAAATGGATATATAATCAAATCAAGGAACATCTTTCAAATGGGTTGAAAATCTGGGAATTACAGCAACGCCATCTTAAAGCAAATATTCAAAATATAACTGATGCCATCACGAAGATGCAAAAAGACAAAAACTGCAATTTGGAGAAATATGTTCAGAATATTTGCAAGGAACTTGGAAATACATTGGTTATTCCCAAAGATGCTTTAAGTGCATTCATGATCCTCAATAATGCTGACCAAGAGCAGTTTGCCCAGTGGCTCAAAAAATCCATTGAGGAAATGGAACAATCCTTAATgatcaagctacaaaaacagAGTGTACAGAGTATACTGGAAGCATTGAGAATCAAACCACAAGATATCCTTTTTAACCGAGTGTTTGGATGTGGCATGCAGTGTCCATTTTGTAAAGCACCATGTGAGGCAGGTGGCAAGGCCCACACAGACCATTTTGCCTCAGTACACCGGCCACAGGGTCTTGGCACATATAGGTTTTTACATTCCAGAAAATTAGATACTGATATTTGCTCTTCACTTGTGTTCTGTGAAGGttgtttctgttgctatgagacAGATGAAGAAAACCACCCTTACAAAAAGTACCAAGAGATTTATCCAGACTGGCACATTCCTGCAGATCCCAGTATCCAGGCCTCAGACTACTGGAAATATGTTATGACTCATTTCAACAAAAAGTTTGCCAAAGAGTACAAGGCTTTACCTGCAGATATCCCCCCAGCTTGGAAAAACATCACAAAAGAACAGGCAGAAAATAGCCTCAAAGAGTGTTTTAGCATAAAATGAGACTCCACCTGTCTCAAAGAGGGCAGTCTCAATATATTTTCACATATAACTTTTCATAATAGTAGTGAGAGCAGAACTCATTTAACCAAGACTTAAAAATTAGGTTGATGTTTTGGTTCCAGTTACACAACACTTGGCCTGTACTGTACTTCAAATAATAAGACAACACTACTTGATAAATTGATTGTGTGAATCACATTGGATGACATTGTCACTGATAACCGTGCTGTCTTATTGAAGCTTTGCCTTCTTGTGACAAAGATTGTTGGCCTTCTTGATActgtttcaagtatttgtttATCATGttagtttttcttcttttatctTTATGAACATTTAGTGTATTTGAAGTAACTAATCATATGTAGTCGATTATATGAATTCAAATACCGTACTAATAACTGAATATGTTTTGTAGGTTTTACTGGTGGTTTGGACCTTGctttaaaatgaaaaaatgtTTGATAGTTGTCTTTTGTTTATGATTGTTTTTCCTCACAAGAGCATGGATTATTTTAACATGTTCTAATGTGGTTTAAGTTCTTTATACTCACTTGTATTTTATGTAATCAAGAATTTGTCTAGTAGAATAATTCAAATACCTCACTGGTAACAAACATTCTAACGGTGGTTAGCCTTCTTGGGATAAACCGACACatttttgttgtgtttctttAGTTATTCTTCTAAAGAAAGATTATTTGATTGTGCCTTAATGTGGTGGAATTGCTTTACAGCCACTTCTTCAATTCGATGTAATCAAGCATTTGTAGTCCACTATGTAATGTGATTCAGGATACGATGAGATGCAAATACAGTGTATGTAACTCTTAATGAACACTTGCATCCCACACAAGGAAAGCATCAAATATTATTTCCATCTGTATGATTCTAATGTTTCATTCTAATGATTTGTAATATTCTGAAGAGACTTTGAACTGAAAAGCTTCCACGTTTTCACGTTGCAGAGGTTTAATAAAGAGTCAAAATCACCAACCTAGCTATGAAGACTGTCTTTAATGATCTCCGGATCAGAATCACAGCATACAGTGTGTAATAACTTCTAaagtaaacagaaatatcaTCACCTTATTTATATAAGTTTatctttaactttttttttttcttcataataatcatatttttttaaactccATTATTAACATTGTTCTTCATCTCAAGTCTTGGGTTTCAGAATTCAGCAAAGAAAGTAAAAACAAGACAACAGGTGCAAATTTCCTATGCAGACAGAACAGACATCTAGTTTAGGGTGTGTAGCCTATCCCAGGGGTGTTGGACATAAAAATTAAacatattatcattattattatgtgCTTCAGTGTAACTGGCCTACTGCTATGTACTCTATAGCTCTGGCCAAAGATGCCAGAGGCGTGGTCAGACCATACAGGAAGTTCAGCTGCTTTGATCCTGTATTTTTGCTACCTTGTTTATGACCTGTCATCCCACCCAGAAAATGGTAGATCTGCAGATGAACTGCTGTAATGAGAAACACAGTTTGTCAGTTAAAAGTACAAATAAATTGTGGTCACTACACCACGCTGAAACTAATTTCTTCAAGGTATGATGAGGAATAGCACACTAAAATCCAATATGGATTTCATTTGGTCAGGTCACATGTTTTAAGTTGTTAAAGTAAATTAAGAATACTACTAAATCTCTGCCAAAGAAAATGGACTATATATACTGTAGGTACTGAAATCAATCCTCTatatcttcctgtctttctacctcacactcacacacacacacgtgcacatttacacatacaaaacacacatacaaacacccctCATACAGAGGTATACCACTACTGttcatgggcacacacacattgtaacaCAGTGTACCGGATGGGACATTAGAGCCGTCTGTGTGATCTCCTATGTGGATACGAGGCATCTTAGGTTGTAAAAGCCCTCATTTCTCCATCTGTGACACTGTGGCTACAGGTGAGCTTCGGAGGCAGACTTCCACCATGTGAGAGAGTAAGCTCTGTACCACAAGGGGAAGGTATCCGACATCATGGGTGAGAAATCTGACCATGTACTGTAAAAAAAGGCCCTGGCATCTTCTATGCATACCCTACTTTGTGAATTGGGTTTAAAAACCACATTTCCCAGGGGGCCACAGGGTGGAGATGAATCCCTGCTACTTGGTGCTTAATTTGACCAGATGAAAAGTCATTATGACGCTACATACATCTTACTCTTTATGTTGTTCAGAATCACAGACCATAATCGATACTCTTATCTACGCGTGTACGGCCAGAACACCACAGAACTAACAGAACCGGAAGGAACCGGAATCTAGTGTATGAGGAGACCCCTTAGAATGGGTCCACGAAAGAAAACAGTGAGCTGTCTGATGTCAGTTGAGATAATACCTGCGGAGGGCTCCCCTCATCAACTTGCACCTGTTGTCTGATAATTGTCACAAACTAAATATCGTTCATTCACTCATAAAACAAACAAGAAACTTAatatttacaaatatttttgtctgtttgttgTTACACTTAAAAATGTACAGTTATGCCCCTCTTTTGCCAGACGtgtctctccatgatctctgTGCATGACCTCTGGTGGTTGGAGCTTCCACTGGTGCAAGGGGGGTAGCTCTGCTGAGTTCCCCCActgtggcgccccctagtgTTAGAAGCTTAGAAAACA
This genomic interval carries:
- the LOC134010106 gene encoding interferon-induced very large GTPase 1-like, which gives rise to MDRGHTEAQYKFNFILVDEDCQECQTAKQNAITSNIPDTFRYKESQLPLQGKMWKKLAQLEKEQCRQRDIGAKSPEMYKSELKVKKTQLREKQAAYDMSKAMTCFISAISTPGLERSYVLKWMRMNLDNLSRESLSGLREQYKEKCQNSSENKEDIKDLDKQISNSSLGTEHFLREMGQLYESSVLLPEGEVSRQQLLHLPKLCAELLLDGYPLELVDGDASNIPLRWVSDVLCELDALVKPKNKIMVITVLGVQSTGKSTLLNTMFGVQFAVSSGRCTRGAFMLLIKVKEDFKKQLDCDFVVIIDTEGLKSPELAQLDDSHEHDNELATLVIGLSDITIINIAMENSTEMKDILQIVVHAFLRMKEVGKKPKCQFVHQNVSDVSAHDKNMRDRKMLLEQLNEMTQAAAKMENKEENKNFTDVIEYNPDTGNWYIPGLWHGNPPMAPVNAGYSEAVFELKRNMVQVLQRCDISKNNIMEFLEWTKSLWNAVKYENFIFSFRNSLVADAYMKLCTKFNKWEWEFRKHMYTWVANAQTKISNFRTILDEFQTSDIEELLVDLKSKALSQISKWEKILLDNLTKYYEQTEGHVCLVEGYRETFSNTAKSLRREMENSVLNQLEAAVEIRKGMCSLETIKENHTIKLEQRVLELLEECRKSKVQKSDKDLDRDFDKMWDTTVKELSFKGLDPKDVVEKVLKQLRLNLKQRASPLIKTVNNIKLNQCGVEPFDVPIDGFFKKVKHAVINMFYLDDHISKLQALADSIIYACLLLINDKVQKETDYHDNDIQEVLHIIDERLSASRDPQTNCEFEVKLKLHICGIASRQLQEMHGHFIEVNDPRRCLEQYRNKYHDDFKDLFNKRDQCKTKAEEFTQLCLKPAVEANVLNSLGPDIVDEMLTGRNALQFSTRAFFQYSVLKHLISEFRFENYYVSYIVSYEEYVKKWIYNQIKEHLSNGLKIWELQQRHLKANIQNITDAITKMQKDKNCNLEKYVQNICKELGNTLVIPKDALSAFMILNNADQEQFAQWLKKSIEEMEQSLMIKLQKQSVQSILEALRIKPQDILFNRVFGCGMQCPFCKAPCEAGGKAHTDHFASVHRPQGLGTYRFLHSRKLDTDICSSLVFCEGCFCCYETDEENHPYKKYQEIYPDWHIPADPSIQASDYWKYVMTHFNKKFAKEYKALPADIPPAWKNITKEQAENSLKECFSIK